Proteins encoded together in one Deinococcus metalli window:
- a CDS encoding cell division protein FtsB: MDDAPAPPPARPRGSWWRQATRLPVAMMLTSLLAALGIVQLSFQLGNTAYRTVTWSRETKDTRARIALLERDLQILRDAKTALNDPAYLRAMARCQGFVGLKETVVVSPDAPAVPGENCQMAPLPLP; the protein is encoded by the coding sequence ATGGACGACGCGCCCGCTCCCCCCCCCGCCCGGCCGCGCGGGTCGTGGTGGCGGCAGGCCACCCGCTTGCCCGTCGCGATGATGCTCACCAGCCTGCTGGCTGCGCTGGGCATCGTGCAGCTGTCGTTCCAGCTGGGCAACACCGCGTACCGCACTGTGACGTGGTCGCGCGAGACGAAGGACACCCGGGCCCGTATCGCCCTGCTGGAACGCGACCTGCAGATCCTGCGGGACGCCAAGACCGCCCTGAACGACCCGGCGTACCTGCGCGCCATGGCGCGCTGTCAGGGCTTCGTGGGCCTGAAGGAGACGGTCGTGGTGTCGCCAGACGCGCCCGCCGTGCCCGGCGAGAACTGCCAGATGGCGCCGCTGCCGCTGCCCTGA
- a CDS encoding acyl-CoA thioesterase, which yields MTADTTGAPGRIPALNWQDARRCTIQLRYSDLDAMGHINNARYAEFLEVSRMDLSAALGIRDVDDLSVLARLELDYVGELRLGQEVVIESLVERVGRTSWVVVSRFIADGVPCAFARSVQVSVDEAHAPRVLPPDFAARVDAVLVRP from the coding sequence ATGACGGCCGACACGACGGGCGCTCCGGGACGGATTCCGGCGCTGAACTGGCAGGACGCGCGGCGCTGCACCATCCAGCTGCGCTACAGCGACCTGGACGCCATGGGTCACATCAACAACGCGCGCTACGCGGAGTTCCTGGAGGTCTCGCGCATGGACCTCTCGGCCGCGCTGGGCATCCGTGACGTGGACGACCTGTCGGTGCTGGCGCGCCTGGAACTGGATTACGTGGGCGAGCTGCGCCTGGGGCAGGAGGTGGTGATCGAGTCGCTGGTCGAGCGCGTGGGCCGCACGAGCTGGGTGGTGGTGTCGCGCTTCATCGCAGACGGCGTGCCCTGCGCCTTCGCGCGCAGCGTGCAGGTCAGCGTGGACGAGGCCCACGCGCCGCGCGTCCTGCCCCCGGATTTTGCCGCGCGGGTGGATGCCGTTCTGGTGCGCCCATGA
- a CDS encoding bleomycin resistance protein, with amino-acid sequence MTDTTSHVPLTEWAALVPELMVSDLPHSLDVYTRVFGFTLHDTRPGFAYLSLGRVQWMLEQAHADKAWLTGPLERPYGRGINFQMVVPDIDAPHARLLAQGYPLFAPLSTATSVEGATPHTQRQVLVQDPDGDLLRFMN; translated from the coding sequence ATGACTGACACCACCTCCCACGTCCCCTTGACCGAGTGGGCAGCGCTGGTGCCCGAACTGATGGTCAGCGACCTGCCGCACAGCCTGGACGTGTACACCCGCGTGTTCGGCTTCACGCTGCACGACACGCGGCCCGGCTTCGCGTACCTGAGCCTGGGCCGCGTGCAGTGGATGCTGGAGCAGGCCCACGCCGACAAGGCGTGGCTGACCGGGCCGCTGGAACGGCCGTATGGACGCGGCATCAACTTCCAGATGGTGGTGCCTGATATAGACGCCCCGCACGCGCGGCTGCTCGCGCAGGGCTATCCCCTCTTCGCGCCGCTGAGCACCGCCACATCTGTGGAGGGCGCCACGCCACACACGCAGCGGCAGGTGCTCGTTCAGGACCCCGACGGGGACCTGCTGCGCTTCATGAACTGA